The window CGTAGCCGGGAATGTTCCGGATTAGAACGAAAGCCAAGATCTGTGTGTGGGTGAGAGCGCATTCTTTTTGTCTTCAAatgacatgacaaaaaaaaggagaaatgaaTATACCTGCAGTACGGAGATGTACGGATGCATTTCGTTACACTCGGATTTGCTTTTGCAGCCGCTGGCCCACACGGAATAGGTCTGGAATGATGGGAGGAGACAAGTGTTGATGTCGGTTGACTGTCATTTTTCTTTACAGGTGAGGCGAAAAGATTGACTGGGGATAGTTTCGGTATAGGCAAAGACTTTTGGGCCAACACAATAAAAATGTTGATATGCAGGTGCATCTACAAAACGGTGAGCGCTCTTACGACAAAGGTGATGATGGAGAGGAAGAAGAGCGGGTTGGCAATCCAGCCAGAGAAGAGAGCTTCCCCTTTGCCTTCGGACAGCACCTGGCGCTTCTGCAGCACCAGGTAGACAAAGGCGAACAGCATGCCGTAGATCACCGCCTGCCACGTGACAACAAGTTTGACCCGGCAGGTTGGGAAATAGCTTGCAAGTGTGAAAACATACAAATCTGTCCAGCTTCCATCTGAAGCCCCACTCGTAGACGCTTCCGTTGACTTCAAAGAGCTTGGAAAAGGGCCAACTTGAGAAGATGCCGTTGAAGAACTCCTATGAACACggagaaaaaacacatttgaaatcCATCTCTTTTTACATCAGAGGTATAAACACTGTATAGTTAATGAGAAGGTGGTGTAAAGGTTAAGAGGATCTTTTTGAAGGTTTCAAATGGATGACGTGAACATGTGGCTCACCTGTGAGTATGCCATGACGCAGATGAACAACAGAAGGACCAGAAACTTGGCGACGATACCAAGATGCCACATGTTGTTGGCTGCACGATTCAAGAAAGGCGTAAGTTTAAAATGCCACGCGTCTCCAAGAGGGCTGAGCAATTCATCGAATTCAAATAGGCATCTCAATGTAGTACAATGCAACTTCCAAATCGCAATGGCTGCAATTTGGagagaaaaaacaaattgagcCAGACCCCAAACGCTTACCGCTGGCCCTCTTCTGCAGGATTTGAGGCCACATGGCCATCATGCCATAGATGACGACGAACCAAAAGCTGACCAGCGGGACAAAGTAGTAGAACTGGTAGGGCCTGTCCATCACCACGCATAACACCAACACGAGGAAGTTCAGACGAAAAAGCACCTGCGAAGGATTCATTCAACAATATTGCATATTGAATTTGTCTTCTGTTCATTCTTCTGACTACAGTACTTCCGCCCTGTGTAGTCTCACCTGGCACACCCGATACAGTCCAAAGTCTCCTTTGAGCCAAAAAAAGGTGAAGTGACCATAGCCTGTCTGGAAAAGGTAAGCAGCCACCAGCACCCGTACGTGCATGTACACAGGAATGAACTGAAAGGCACGAGACCTATTTAGTGAAGTCTCGGGATGAGATGAGATGTGCTGGAAAAAAGACATGTTAGGAACTCACAGCGCTGGCTCCCGATATGTGATAGATGAGGATGACGAGCTGCATCCAGCCCTTCCACTCGTCCGTTTGCTCTCGGTTAAGCAAGCGGGTCTGTGTGGGCAAAACTTGAACTTCACTTCAAAATAATCATCAAGTTCTTTAATGGAAAGTCAAACAATGGCGGTGGCACATCTCAAGAGCGATTAGCAGGGACAGAGATCTTACCTCCTTGCTGTTGTCACTGTAGAACACCCCCAGGACAAAGATGTAGATGAGCGGGATGAAGAACGTCAAGTGTGTGTAGAACTTCTGCTCCTTCATGAACAAGTCGGCCCGATCGCAGAGGTAAAAGTAGGTCATGATGACGCCCATCCTGCACACGGCCTGGAACGGCGCCTTGACACCCAGCGGGGCCACGGCGCTCGCCGGCTTCTTCTCATCCAGGCTCTCCACGTCGGGCGGCACGGGGCGGTGGTGGCGTTTGTTGCCGAGGACGCAAAAGCCCAGGAGGATGAGGGCGGAGGCCACGAAAAAGCACGCGGCGAGTTTCTGAAGGAGGTTGGGCGACGCCACCGTCTGGCAGCAGGAGCCGTCGATGGGTCTCTGGAGCTTGTTGCACACGGCGTTCATCAGCACCATGGCTCCCTAAAACGACCGCAGATGACCTTTGGCCACACGCGGAGTATATCCAGTGAGTTGCAAGGCTTTGTTCTAATGACCACTTACAATATCCCTGGCGCCTTCAGGTATGTGCAGTCCGTCGTCTGACTGCTCAATGGtctccagcgccgccttgcGCGAGGCGGCCAGC of the Syngnathus typhle isolate RoL2023-S1 ecotype Sweden linkage group LG20, RoL_Styp_1.0, whole genome shotgun sequence genome contains:
- the casd1 gene encoding N-acetylneuraminate 9-O-acetyltransferase; this encodes MEVGGDEKEEEEVRRGSCGEFASACCHGGAKMAVLGLGKREINQHFTIRNAKLISLALVVVLVIFHTALRYLGGGDSCEWLLSSGRYLGENVWQPYGCMMHKYKRFEAKSCLSKKRVAFVGDSRIRQLFYSFVKIIEPGRREDGKRHADIAFQEKSSSLYVDFLWYPEANNSMKERLISWTREGSATPDVVILGAATWSIKLHGGSSETLKQYKVNVTAMAGYLERLARRGEVYWVLQEPVNEEVLRKDRKVITNEQLELYNKAAVDALDTAKRNNKSLVKLLAASRKAALETIEQSDDGLHIPEGARDIGAMVLMNAVCNKLQRPIDGSCCQTVASPNLLQKLAACFFVASALILLGFCVLGNKRHHRPVPPDVESLDEKKPASAVAPLGVKAPFQAVCRMGVIMTYFYLCDRADLFMKEQKFYTHLTFFIPLIYIFVLGVFYSDNSKETRLLNREQTDEWKGWMQLVILIYHISGASAFIPVYMHVRVLVAAYLFQTGYGHFTFFWLKGDFGLYRVCQVLFRLNFLVLVLCVVMDRPYQFYYFVPLVSFWFVVIYGMMAMWPQILQKRASANNMWHLGIVAKFLVLLLFICVMAYSQEFFNGIFSSWPFSKLFEVNGSVYEWGFRWKLDRFAVIYGMLFAFVYLVLQKRQVLSEGKGEALFSGWIANPLFFLSIITFVTYSVWASGCKSKSECNEMHPYISVLQILAFVLIRNIPGYARSIYSSFFAWFGKISLELFICQYHIWLAADTKGILILIPGSPSLNILVSTFIFVCVAHEISLITNDLAQVVIPKDTTSLLKRLGCVLVLAMLTLFIARARQST